In Thermococcus thioreducens, a genomic segment contains:
- the purL gene encoding phosphoribosylformylglycinamidine synthase subunit PurL, giving the protein MFPHEEKLIRERLKREPNELECAMLEVMWSEHASYKSSRPWLKLLPAENEHVILGPGEDAGIVRFDDETWIAVGIESHNHPSAVEPYGGAATGVGGIVRDILCMGARPIALLDPIRFGPLDKERNRYLFEYVVKGIADYGNRIGVPTVGGETEFDESLDNYTLVNVACVGVMKPEHLVHSFVEEPGLKLILVGNRTGRDGIHGVTFASEELGENAEEEDRSAVQIPDPFTEKLLIEATLEAVYTGRVKALKDLGGGGLTCAASEMAGKKGFGAVIYADRVPLREPGMTPTEVMISESQERMLFAVKPEDVDALGKIFEKHGLEWTVVGEIIEEPRFVIYWMGEKAADLPVELLADVPTIEWEMRSYSIEKPAETPDVSFGDALGLVWSSPNVVSKRWVWEGYDYEVQGRTVLKPGRDSAILKLNDEYGLAFTADGNPSHSYLNPYHGAMGAVAEVVRNLVSVGAKPLALVDNLNFASPERPEVYWSFAETVRGLADAAKAFGLAYVSGNVSFYNEVAGRPIKPTPVVAGLGKAKLEEIPEMGLGDGLLIGIIGITKAELGGSELFARLGVEGGFTPRVNLDEEKANAEGILKAIQKGLVRAVHDVSRGGIAAALVEMAVSGNVGFTADLSRVFSETSNPIEVAFSESHGRYIVAFPEENLDELRSTFRHFAVIGKAGGSDAVFLWDGRELFRKPLEELKEVHESLPRLLGEEE; this is encoded by the coding sequence ATGTTCCCCCACGAGGAGAAGCTCATCCGTGAACGCTTGAAGAGAGAGCCGAACGAGCTCGAATGCGCTATGCTCGAGGTCATGTGGAGCGAGCACGCCTCCTACAAGTCGAGCAGGCCCTGGCTGAAGCTCCTGCCGGCCGAGAACGAGCACGTGATTTTGGGCCCCGGAGAGGACGCTGGAATAGTGAGGTTCGACGATGAAACATGGATAGCCGTTGGAATCGAGAGCCACAACCATCCTTCCGCTGTGGAACCCTACGGTGGTGCCGCCACGGGAGTCGGCGGAATAGTGAGGGACATACTATGCATGGGGGCGAGACCGATTGCTCTGCTTGATCCCATACGCTTCGGTCCGTTGGATAAGGAGCGGAACAGATACCTCTTTGAGTACGTTGTCAAGGGCATAGCCGACTACGGCAACAGGATAGGCGTTCCAACGGTTGGGGGCGAAACGGAGTTTGATGAGAGCCTCGACAACTACACGCTCGTCAACGTCGCCTGCGTCGGAGTTATGAAGCCTGAGCACCTCGTCCACAGCTTTGTTGAGGAACCGGGTCTCAAGCTCATCCTCGTCGGCAACAGAACGGGAAGGGACGGCATTCACGGTGTCACCTTTGCGAGTGAAGAGCTGGGCGAGAACGCGGAGGAGGAAGACCGCTCGGCGGTTCAGATTCCCGACCCCTTCACGGAGAAACTGTTGATTGAAGCCACGCTTGAGGCCGTTTACACCGGCAGGGTGAAAGCGCTGAAGGATTTGGGCGGCGGCGGTTTGACCTGCGCCGCATCTGAGATGGCTGGCAAAAAGGGTTTCGGCGCGGTAATCTACGCCGACAGGGTTCCACTCCGCGAACCGGGAATGACCCCGACCGAGGTCATGATTTCAGAGAGCCAGGAGAGGATGCTCTTCGCGGTTAAGCCGGAAGACGTTGATGCCCTTGGAAAGATTTTCGAGAAGCACGGCCTTGAGTGGACGGTCGTCGGGGAGATCATCGAGGAGCCGCGCTTTGTGATATACTGGATGGGGGAGAAGGCAGCGGACCTTCCAGTAGAACTCCTCGCAGATGTGCCGACGATAGAGTGGGAGATGCGGTCTTACAGCATCGAAAAGCCTGCTGAGACGCCGGATGTTTCTTTTGGAGATGCCCTCGGCCTTGTCTGGAGCAGTCCGAACGTCGTAAGCAAGCGCTGGGTCTGGGAGGGGTACGACTACGAGGTTCAGGGGAGGACCGTCCTTAAGCCCGGCCGTGACTCTGCCATCCTAAAGCTCAACGACGAGTATGGTCTGGCCTTCACTGCCGACGGGAACCCAAGCCACAGCTATCTGAACCCCTATCATGGGGCTATGGGAGCCGTTGCCGAGGTTGTCAGAAACCTCGTGAGCGTTGGGGCCAAGCCATTGGCCTTGGTGGACAACCTCAACTTCGCCTCACCCGAGAGGCCCGAGGTTTACTGGAGCTTCGCCGAGACTGTGAGGGGGTTGGCCGATGCGGCCAAAGCCTTTGGTTTGGCGTACGTCAGCGGGAACGTCAGCTTTTACAACGAAGTTGCAGGAAGGCCGATAAAGCCTACCCCTGTGGTTGCAGGCCTTGGGAAGGCCAAGCTTGAGGAAATCCCTGAGATGGGGCTGGGCGATGGACTGCTCATAGGCATCATTGGAATAACGAAGGCCGAACTCGGCGGCTCGGAGCTGTTCGCGAGGCTCGGCGTCGAAGGCGGCTTTACCCCCCGCGTGAACCTCGACGAGGAGAAAGCCAACGCCGAGGGAATTCTGAAGGCTATACAGAAAGGCCTCGTCAGAGCGGTTCACGACGTGAGCAGGGGCGGGATAGCCGCTGCCCTCGTGGAGATGGCCGTGTCAGGAAATGTGGGCTTCACGGCAGACCTCTCAAGGGTTTTCTCCGAGACCTCGAATCCCATAGAGGTCGCCTTCAGCGAGAGTCATGGACGCTACATAGTTGCCTTCCCCGAGGAAAACCTTGACGAGCTCAGGTCCACCTTCAGGCACTTCGCGGTCATCGGAAAGGCGGGGGGAAGTGATGCGGTCTTCCTCTGGGACGGAAGGGAGCTCTTTCGGAAGCCCCTTGAAGAGCTTAAAGAGGTTCACGAGTCCCTACCGAGACTTTTGGGTGAGGAGGAATGA
- a CDS encoding formate--phosphoribosylaminoimidazolecarboxamide ligase: MRVSTYASHSALQILKGAKQEGFETVAFGKARVRPLYTKYFPVADRFIEGTYPEEMLLELNAVVIPTGSFVAHLGIELVEKTRVPYYGNKEVLKWESDRSLERRWLEKAKLRLPRVYDDPDDIDGPVIVKPHGAKGGRGYFLASSPEDFWGKAERLGVQNKEELSGIQIQEYVLGVPVYPHYFYSKLNRELELMSIDRRYESNADAIGRIPAKEQLDLEPNTNYTVIGNIPLVLRESLLMDVIDAGERVVEAAEKLMGGLWGPFCLEGVFTEELEFVVFEISARIVAGTNPFVHGSPYSWLRYDYPVSTGRRIAMELKQAEDEERLDEILT, translated from the coding sequence ATGAGGGTTTCAACTTACGCCTCCCATTCTGCCCTCCAGATTTTGAAAGGGGCCAAGCAGGAGGGCTTCGAGACGGTGGCCTTCGGAAAAGCCCGGGTCAGACCGCTCTACACGAAGTACTTCCCGGTGGCTGACCGTTTCATTGAGGGAACTTATCCGGAGGAGATGCTGCTTGAGCTGAACGCCGTCGTCATTCCTACCGGCTCCTTCGTCGCCCACCTCGGAATCGAGCTGGTCGAGAAGACGCGCGTCCCATACTACGGAAACAAAGAAGTGCTCAAGTGGGAGAGCGACCGCTCACTGGAGAGGAGATGGCTTGAGAAAGCTAAACTCCGTCTCCCGAGGGTTTACGATGACCCGGACGACATAGACGGGCCGGTAATAGTCAAGCCCCACGGGGCAAAGGGCGGAAGGGGCTACTTTCTGGCCAGCTCTCCGGAGGACTTCTGGGGAAAGGCGGAAAGGCTCGGGGTTCAGAACAAGGAGGAGCTGAGCGGAATCCAGATTCAGGAGTACGTCCTCGGCGTTCCGGTTTACCCCCACTACTTCTACTCGAAGCTCAACCGAGAGCTTGAGCTGATGAGCATTGATAGAAGGTATGAGTCAAACGCCGACGCGATAGGCAGGATCCCGGCCAAGGAGCAGCTCGACCTCGAACCCAACACCAACTATACGGTGATAGGCAACATACCCCTCGTCCTCCGCGAGAGCCTGCTGATGGACGTCATCGATGCTGGTGAAAGGGTTGTGGAAGCCGCGGAGAAGCTTATGGGTGGCCTCTGGGGCCCCTTCTGTCTGGAGGGCGTCTTCACCGAGGAGCTTGAGTTCGTCGTCTTCGAGATTTCCGCCAGGATAGTCGCTGGGACGAACCCTTTCGTCCACGGCTCCCCCTACAGCTGGCTCCGCTACGACTACCCGGTCAGCACCGGGAGGAGGATAGCGATGGAGCTGAAGCAAGCTGAGGATGAAGAAAGGCTCGACGAAATTTTGACGTGA
- the guaA gene encoding glutamine-hydrolyzing GMP synthase — MWERFIEEKVEEIRKTVGDSRAIIALSGGVDSSVAAVLAHKAIGDRLHAVFVNTGFMRKGEPEFVVKTFRDEFGLNLHYVDAGERFFSGLKGVTDPEEKRKIIGRVFIEVFEDVARKIDAGFLIQGTIAPDWIESKGKIKSHHNVGGLPERLNLKLIEPLRDLYKDEVRELGKELGLPENIYNRMPFPGPGLAVRVLGEVTPEKVAIVREANAIVEEEIAKAGLRPWQAFAVLLGVKTVGVQGDIRAYKETIALRVVESLDGMTANAMNVPFEVLQRIAFRITSEIPEVGRVLYDITNKPPATIEFE, encoded by the coding sequence ATGTGGGAGAGGTTCATCGAGGAGAAGGTTGAGGAGATAAGGAAGACGGTCGGCGATAGTAGGGCAATAATAGCACTCTCCGGAGGCGTTGACAGCTCGGTAGCTGCGGTGCTTGCCCACAAGGCCATAGGAGATAGACTCCACGCGGTCTTTGTCAACACCGGCTTCATGAGGAAGGGCGAACCTGAATTCGTCGTCAAGACCTTCAGGGACGAGTTCGGTCTCAACCTGCACTACGTCGATGCCGGCGAGAGGTTCTTCAGTGGGCTTAAGGGTGTCACCGACCCCGAGGAGAAGAGGAAGATAATCGGCAGGGTCTTCATCGAGGTCTTTGAGGATGTCGCGAGAAAGATTGACGCCGGGTTCCTCATCCAGGGTACAATCGCCCCGGACTGGATAGAGAGTAAGGGCAAGATCAAAAGCCACCACAACGTTGGAGGCCTTCCAGAGAGGCTCAACCTCAAGCTGATAGAGCCGCTCCGCGACCTCTACAAGGACGAGGTCAGAGAGCTGGGTAAGGAACTCGGTCTGCCGGAGAATATATACAACAGGATGCCCTTCCCAGGGCCGGGGTTGGCGGTTAGGGTTCTTGGTGAGGTTACTCCGGAGAAGGTCGCCATCGTTAGAGAGGCGAACGCGATAGTCGAGGAGGAGATCGCGAAGGCCGGTTTAAGGCCGTGGCAGGCCTTTGCCGTTCTGCTGGGAGTGAAGACCGTTGGTGTCCAGGGCGACATAAGGGCCTACAAGGAGACGATCGCCCTCCGCGTCGTTGAGAGCCTCGACGGCATGACCGCCAATGCCATGAACGTTCCCTTCGAGGTCCTCCAGAGGATAGCCTTCAGGATAACGAGCGAGATACCCGAGGTTGGAAGGGTGCTCTACGACATCACCAACAAGCCTCCGGCGACGATAGAGTTTGAGTGA
- a CDS encoding antitoxin family protein: MGEIIEVIYENGVLRPLKPLKLKEGQRLRVRILSTGLSGFIKSVEGELERPEEDPLELLARVRE, translated from the coding sequence ATGGGAGAAATTATCGAAGTGATTTACGAAAACGGCGTGCTGAGACCCCTCAAGCCCCTCAAGCTGAAGGAGGGCCAGAGGCTCAGGGTGAGGATTCTGAGTACCGGGCTATCTGGATTCATCAAGAGTGTCGAGGGGGAACTTGAAAGACCAGAGGAGGATCCCCTGGAACTCCTGGCAAGGGTGAGGGAGTAG
- a CDS encoding type II toxin-antitoxin system VapC family toxin, giving the protein MRFVVDASLLIDAFSKFNEERRRLALKVFEAIEGHEIYVPRICMIEFVNVLSRFTPEEKVREFLEVFDFFNLVGESEFFDEAVELAFRLHSRAADTYYISTAMIVGGVLLTNDKRMAENARGSGVDVYYILKESDPFFKLLEVDE; this is encoded by the coding sequence ATGAGGTTCGTCGTTGATGCTTCCCTGCTTATTGACGCTTTCTCCAAATTTAACGAGGAACGGCGAAGGCTTGCGCTGAAGGTCTTTGAAGCGATTGAAGGCCACGAGATCTATGTTCCCAGGATATGCATGATCGAGTTCGTGAACGTCCTGTCTAGATTTACACCGGAGGAAAAGGTCAGAGAGTTCCTGGAGGTTTTCGATTTCTTTAACCTAGTTGGGGAAAGTGAGTTCTTTGACGAGGCCGTTGAACTGGCCTTCAGGCTTCATTCGAGGGCGGCTGACACCTACTACATTTCAACTGCGATGATTGTTGGAGGCGTTCTGTTGACCAACGATAAGAGAATGGCAGAGAATGCCAGAGGTTCAGGTGTTGATGTGTATTACATCCTCAAAGAATCCGATCCCTTCTTTAAACTCCTGGAGGTGGATGAATGA
- a CDS encoding GMP synthase subunit A, whose product MIVIMDNGGQYVHRIWRTLRYLGVEAKIIPNTTPLEEIKAMKPKGIIFSGGPDIEKTGNCSAILEHYDEFNVPILGICLGHQLIAKHFGGKVGRGEKAEYSLVEVEILEENDIFRGLPKRLKVWESHMDEVKELPGGFRLLAMSETCPVEAMKHESLPIYGVQFHPEVAHTERGADIYRNFAELCGGLS is encoded by the coding sequence ATGATAGTTATAATGGACAACGGGGGTCAATACGTCCACAGGATTTGGAGGACTCTGAGATACCTCGGCGTCGAGGCGAAGATAATCCCCAACACGACGCCGCTTGAGGAAATAAAGGCAATGAAGCCGAAAGGCATCATCTTCTCTGGCGGTCCGGACATCGAGAAGACCGGCAACTGCTCCGCCATCTTGGAGCACTATGACGAGTTCAACGTTCCAATCCTCGGTATCTGCCTCGGCCACCAGCTCATAGCGAAGCACTTCGGCGGAAAGGTCGGAAGGGGCGAAAAGGCCGAGTACAGCCTCGTTGAGGTGGAGATACTGGAGGAGAACGATATCTTCCGCGGGCTTCCGAAGAGGCTCAAGGTCTGGGAGAGCCACATGGACGAGGTAAAGGAGCTTCCTGGGGGCTTCAGACTCCTCGCGATGAGTGAGACCTGCCCGGTCGAGGCAATGAAGCACGAGAGCCTTCCCATCTACGGCGTCCAGTTCCATCCCGAGGTCGCTCACACGGAGAGGGGGGCGGATATATACCGCAACTTCGCGGAGCTCTGCGGGGGGCTCAGCTAG